Proteins encoded in a region of the Ralstonia pseudosolanacearum genome:
- the rfbB gene encoding dTDP-glucose 4,6-dehydratase: MSHILVTGGAGFIGGNFVLNWLANPGADGVVNVDKLTYAGNRKTLAAVEQDPRHIFSQTDICDRAALDSLLAQHKPRAVVHFAAESHVDRSIHGPAEFIQTNIVGTFTLLEAVRAYWGGLDADAKAAFRFLHVSTDEVFGSLSATDPQFSETTPYAPNSPYSASKAASDHLVRAYHHTYGLPVLTTNCSNNYGPYHFPEKLIPLMITNALSGKPLPVYGDGQNVRDWLYVGDHCAAIREVLGRGRLGETYNVGGWNEKTNLEVVYTLCDLLDELKPKATGSYRDQIAFVKDRPGHDRRYAIDARKLERELGWKPAETFETGLRKTVQWYLDNQVWVQDVVSGEYRNWVAKQYAA; encoded by the coding sequence TTGTCCCATATCCTCGTAACCGGTGGCGCCGGCTTCATCGGCGGCAACTTTGTCCTGAACTGGCTGGCCAATCCTGGCGCGGACGGCGTTGTCAACGTCGATAAGCTGACCTACGCTGGCAATCGCAAGACGCTGGCCGCCGTCGAGCAGGACCCGCGCCACATCTTCTCCCAGACTGACATCTGCGACCGCGCGGCGCTCGATAGCCTGCTCGCCCAGCACAAGCCGCGCGCGGTGGTCCACTTCGCCGCGGAGAGCCACGTGGATCGCTCCATCCACGGCCCGGCCGAATTCATCCAGACCAACATCGTCGGCACCTTCACGCTGCTGGAAGCCGTGCGCGCCTACTGGGGCGGGCTCGACGCCGACGCCAAGGCCGCGTTCCGCTTCCTGCACGTCTCGACCGACGAGGTGTTCGGCTCGCTCAGCGCCACCGATCCGCAATTCTCGGAAACCACGCCGTACGCGCCCAACAGCCCATACTCGGCATCCAAGGCCGCTTCGGATCACTTGGTGCGCGCCTATCACCACACCTATGGGCTGCCGGTCCTGACGACCAACTGCTCCAACAACTACGGCCCCTACCATTTCCCGGAAAAGCTGATTCCGCTGATGATCACCAACGCGCTCAGCGGCAAGCCGCTGCCGGTGTACGGTGATGGGCAGAACGTGCGCGACTGGCTCTACGTGGGCGACCACTGCGCCGCCATCCGCGAGGTGCTTGGGCGCGGCCGTCTGGGCGAGACCTACAACGTCGGCGGCTGGAACGAGAAGACCAACCTCGAGGTCGTGTACACGCTGTGCGACCTGCTCGACGAACTGAAGCCGAAGGCGACGGGCTCCTACCGTGATCAGATCGCATTCGTGAAGGACCGGCCGGGCCACGACCGCCGCTACGCCATCGACGCCCGCAAGCTCGAGCGCGAACTCGGCTGGAAACCCGCCGAGACCTTCGAGACCGGCCTGCGCAAGACCGTCCAGTGGTACCTGGACAATCAGGTCTGGGTGCAGGACGTGGTCTCGGGCGAATACCGGAACTGGGTCGCGAAGCAGTATGCAGCATAA
- a CDS encoding symmetrical bis(5'-nucleosyl)-tetraphosphatase: MTVASPPPHAIGDLQGCCSPLQTLLTALPANAPLRFVGDLVNRGPDSLGTLRRVIMLCEGGRARAVLGNHDIHLLAVAAGVRKPGKRDTLGDILAAPDCDALIHWLRHQPLAIFENGFLMVHAGVLPQWTTGDVLELAGAVERELRSPHWKTFLANAFGNQPAKWSSDLIGTDRLRLTINALTRLRFCTPDGAMEFETTDADGAPDGHVPWFDVPGRRTRGTPIAFGHWSTRGLVMRDDLLGLDTGCVWGGKLTAARMTLAPAGREVIQVACEQAQDPLAHKK; the protein is encoded by the coding sequence ATGACAGTCGCGTCGCCCCCTCCTCACGCCATCGGCGATCTCCAAGGCTGCTGCTCTCCCCTCCAGACCCTGCTGACCGCACTGCCGGCCAACGCCCCGCTGCGCTTCGTCGGTGACCTGGTCAACCGCGGGCCGGATTCGCTCGGCACGCTGCGACGGGTCATCATGCTGTGCGAGGGCGGACGGGCCCGCGCGGTGCTGGGCAACCACGACATCCACCTGCTGGCGGTCGCCGCCGGCGTACGCAAGCCGGGCAAGCGGGACACGCTCGGCGACATCCTCGCCGCCCCCGACTGCGACGCGCTGATCCACTGGCTGCGGCACCAGCCGCTGGCGATCTTCGAGAACGGCTTCCTGATGGTCCATGCCGGCGTGCTGCCTCAGTGGACGACGGGCGATGTGCTGGAGTTGGCCGGCGCGGTCGAGCGCGAGCTGCGCAGCCCGCACTGGAAGACGTTCCTGGCCAATGCCTTCGGCAACCAGCCCGCCAAGTGGAGCAGCGATCTCATCGGCACGGACCGCCTGCGACTGACGATCAACGCCCTGACCCGCCTGCGCTTCTGCACGCCGGACGGCGCCATGGAGTTCGAGACCACCGATGCCGACGGCGCGCCGGACGGCCACGTGCCGTGGTTCGACGTTCCCGGCCGCCGCACGCGCGGCACGCCGATCGCCTTCGGCCACTGGTCGACGCGCGGACTGGTGATGCGGGATGACTTGCTGGGCCTGGACACCGGCTGTGTATGGGGCGGCAAGCTGACCGCCGCGCGTATGACGCTGGCCCCGGCCGGCCGCGAGGTGATCCAGGTCGCCTGCGAGCAGGCCCAGGACCCGCTCGCCCACAAGAAGTAG
- a CDS encoding lysophospholipid acyltransferase family protein, producing the protein MTGIDQRADAAPAEVGAPPAQRRHVLRKLRLAIHLIEGIAICALLFWWVGPARKRALIQRWSRRLLALFRVTLAVDGEAVGQADLAGAMLVSNHVSWLDVYAINAWHSPRFVAKSEIRSWPVIGWLCAQTGVLFVERARKRDAHRIMHAIADALRAGESICVFPEGTTSSGMQLLPFHANLFQAPVTAAAPIRPVALRYRIAATGELTTIPAYIGDMSLLDSVNAILNGPPLVVEVFVGSAVSPEMDRRALAEHSRQAVATLMERAG; encoded by the coding sequence ATGACGGGCATTGATCAGCGCGCCGACGCGGCGCCTGCCGAGGTGGGCGCGCCGCCGGCGCAGCGCAGGCATGTGCTGCGCAAGCTGCGCCTGGCCATCCATCTGATCGAGGGCATTGCGATCTGCGCGCTGCTGTTCTGGTGGGTCGGCCCGGCGCGCAAGCGCGCGCTGATCCAGCGTTGGTCGCGCAGGCTGCTGGCGCTGTTCCGCGTGACGCTGGCCGTGGATGGCGAAGCGGTGGGGCAGGCCGATCTGGCGGGGGCCATGCTGGTGTCCAACCACGTGTCGTGGCTCGACGTCTACGCCATCAATGCCTGGCATTCGCCGCGCTTCGTCGCCAAATCGGAAATCCGCAGCTGGCCGGTGATCGGCTGGCTGTGCGCGCAGACCGGCGTGCTGTTCGTCGAGCGTGCCCGCAAGCGCGATGCGCACCGCATCATGCACGCCATCGCCGATGCGCTGCGTGCCGGCGAGAGCATCTGCGTGTTTCCCGAAGGCACGACGTCCAGCGGGATGCAACTGTTGCCCTTTCACGCCAACCTGTTCCAGGCGCCGGTGACGGCCGCCGCGCCGATCCGTCCGGTGGCGCTGCGCTACCGTATCGCCGCGACCGGCGAGCTGACGACGATTCCCGCCTATATCGGCGACATGTCGCTGCTGGATTCGGTCAACGCGATCCTGAACGGGCCGCCGCTAGTGGTCGAGGTGTTCGTCGGGTCCGCCGTGTCCCCGGAAATGGATCGCCGTGCGCTGGCCGAGCACAGCCGCCAGGCTGTCGCCACGCTGATGGAGCGGGCCGGGTAG
- a CDS encoding dihydroorotase: MKLHIKGGRLIDPANGIDAQQDLYLAAGKVVGVGRAPADFHANKTIDAAGLVVCPGLIDLSARLREPGYEYKATLESEMAAAMAGGVTSLVCPPDTDPVLDEPGLVEMLKFRARNLNQAHVYPLGALTVGLKGLVLTEMAELTEAGCVGFSQADAPMTDTLVLMRALQYAQTFGFTVWLRPEDPFLGKGGVAASGPLASRLGLAGVPVMAETVRLHTIFELIRSTGARVHLCRLSSAAGLELVRRAKAEGLPVTCDVNVHHISLTDVDIGYFNSQMRFMPPLRAGRDRDGIVRALADGTIDAICSDHTPVDDDEKLLPFAEASPGATGLETLLPLTLRWAAEHKVDLPRALARITSEPARVLGLQAGSLEEGAMADVCVFDPDATWKVEPRSLRSQGKNSPYLGFELAGRVRATLVAGHLAYDGH, encoded by the coding sequence ATGAAACTGCATATCAAGGGCGGCCGCCTGATCGACCCGGCCAACGGCATCGACGCGCAACAGGATCTGTACCTCGCCGCGGGCAAAGTGGTCGGCGTCGGCCGCGCGCCAGCGGATTTCCACGCCAACAAGACCATCGACGCCGCCGGGCTGGTCGTCTGTCCGGGGCTCATCGACCTGTCCGCCCGCTTGCGCGAGCCGGGCTACGAATACAAGGCCACGCTCGAATCGGAGATGGCCGCCGCCATGGCCGGTGGCGTGACCTCGCTGGTGTGTCCGCCGGATACCGACCCCGTGCTCGACGAGCCCGGCCTGGTCGAAATGCTCAAGTTCCGCGCCCGCAACCTGAACCAGGCGCATGTCTATCCGCTGGGCGCGCTGACGGTCGGCCTCAAGGGCCTGGTGCTGACCGAGATGGCCGAGCTGACCGAAGCCGGCTGCGTGGGCTTCTCGCAGGCCGATGCGCCGATGACCGACACGCTGGTGCTGATGCGCGCGCTGCAATACGCGCAGACCTTCGGCTTCACCGTCTGGCTGCGCCCGGAGGACCCGTTCCTGGGCAAGGGCGGCGTGGCGGCGAGCGGCCCGCTGGCCTCGCGCCTGGGCCTGGCCGGCGTGCCGGTGATGGCCGAGACCGTGCGCCTGCACACCATCTTCGAACTGATCCGCAGCACCGGCGCGCGCGTGCACCTGTGCCGCCTGTCGTCGGCTGCCGGGCTGGAGCTGGTGCGCCGCGCCAAGGCCGAGGGCCTGCCGGTCACCTGCGACGTCAATGTCCACCATATCTCGCTCACCGATGTCGACATCGGCTACTTCAACTCGCAGATGCGCTTCATGCCGCCGCTGCGGGCCGGCCGCGACCGCGACGGCATCGTGCGCGCGTTGGCCGACGGTACCATCGACGCCATCTGCTCCGACCACACGCCGGTGGACGACGATGAAAAGCTGCTGCCCTTCGCCGAGGCCTCGCCTGGTGCGACCGGCCTCGAAACCCTGTTGCCGCTGACGCTGCGTTGGGCGGCGGAGCACAAGGTCGACTTGCCGCGCGCGCTGGCGCGCATCACCAGCGAACCGGCGCGCGTGCTGGGCCTGCAGGCCGGCTCGCTGGAAGAGGGGGCGATGGCCGACGTGTGCGTGTTCGATCCGGATGCCACCTGGAAGGTCGAGCCGCGCAGCCTGCGCAGCCAGGGCAAGAACTCGCCGTATCTCGGCTTTGAGCTGGCCGGCCGCGTGCGGGCCACGCTGGTTGCCGGTCATCTGGCCTATGACGGGCATTGA
- a CDS encoding aspartate carbamoyltransferase catalytic subunit, which yields MTKTFANPQLTKNGELKHLLSIEGLSRDILTHILDTAKQFVSVSDADREVKKVPLLRGKSVFNLFFENSTRTRTTFEIAAKRLSADVINLNINASSTSKGESLLDTINNLSAMQADMFVVRHASSGAPYLIAEHVAPHVHVINAGDGRHAHPTQGLLDMFTIRHYKKEFSNLTVAIVGDILHSRVARSDIHALTTLGCAEVRAIGPRTLLPSGLEHMGVRVFHSMEEGLKGVDAVIMLRLQNERMSGALLPSAQEYFKAYGLTQERLALAKPDAIVMHPGPMNRGVEIDSAVADGVQSVILNQVTFGIAVRMAVMGIVAGNND from the coding sequence ATGACCAAGACTTTCGCCAACCCGCAGCTCACAAAGAACGGCGAGCTCAAGCACCTGCTGTCGATCGAGGGGCTCTCGCGTGACATCCTCACGCACATCCTCGATACGGCCAAGCAGTTCGTCTCCGTGTCGGATGCCGACCGCGAGGTGAAGAAGGTGCCGCTGCTGCGTGGCAAGAGCGTGTTCAACCTGTTCTTCGAGAACTCCACGCGCACGCGCACCACGTTCGAGATCGCGGCCAAGCGGCTGTCGGCGGATGTGATCAACCTGAACATCAACGCCTCGTCCACCAGCAAGGGCGAGTCGCTGCTCGATACCATCAACAACCTGTCGGCGATGCAGGCCGACATGTTCGTCGTGCGCCACGCCAGCTCGGGCGCGCCGTACCTGATCGCCGAGCACGTCGCGCCGCATGTGCACGTAATCAACGCGGGCGACGGCCGCCACGCGCACCCCACGCAGGGGCTGCTCGACATGTTCACCATCCGCCACTACAAGAAGGAATTCTCCAACCTGACGGTGGCGATTGTCGGCGACATCCTGCACTCGCGGGTGGCGCGCTCCGACATCCATGCGCTGACCACGCTGGGCTGCGCCGAGGTGCGCGCCATCGGCCCGCGCACGCTGCTGCCCAGCGGTCTGGAGCACATGGGCGTGCGCGTCTTCCACAGCATGGAAGAGGGGCTCAAGGGCGTTGACGCGGTCATCATGCTGCGCCTGCAGAACGAACGGATGAGCGGCGCGCTGCTGCCGTCCGCGCAGGAGTACTTCAAGGCGTACGGCCTCACGCAGGAGCGGTTGGCGCTGGCCAAGCCGGATGCCATCGTGATGCATCCGGGCCCGATGAACCGCGGCGTGGAGATCGATTCCGCCGTGGCCGACGGCGTGCAATCGGTGATCCTGAACCAGGTGACGTTCGGCATTGCCGTGCGGATGGCGGTGATGGGCATCGTGGCGGGCAACAACGACTAA
- the pyrR gene encoding bifunctional pyr operon transcriptional regulator/uracil phosphoribosyltransferase PyrR, which translates to MTSQQIDAEALYQSLVAQLRTRMAGTPANGWSVAGIVSGGAWIAARLAHDLGLREYGVVNVALHRDDYAKKGLHAQAQPTTLPFEVEERRILLVDDVLATGRTIRAAINELFDYGRPVAVELAVLVDRGERQLPIAPDYIGERIALAADESLVLRQEGEGASARFTFTREPKAA; encoded by the coding sequence ATGACATCGCAACAGATCGATGCCGAGGCGCTTTACCAGAGCCTCGTCGCGCAGCTTCGTACGCGGATGGCCGGCACGCCCGCCAACGGTTGGTCGGTGGCCGGCATTGTCAGCGGGGGCGCCTGGATCGCGGCGCGCCTGGCGCACGATCTGGGCCTGCGGGAGTATGGCGTCGTCAATGTCGCCCTGCATCGCGACGACTACGCCAAGAAGGGCCTGCACGCCCAGGCCCAGCCGACCACGCTGCCGTTCGAGGTGGAAGAGCGCCGCATCCTGCTGGTAGACGATGTGCTCGCCACCGGCCGCACCATCCGTGCCGCCATCAATGAATTGTTCGACTATGGCCGTCCGGTCGCGGTGGAGCTGGCCGTGCTGGTCGACCGCGGCGAGCGCCAACTGCCCATCGCGCCCGACTACATCGGCGAGCGCATCGCGCTGGCGGCCGACGAGTCGCTGGTGCTGCGCCAGGAGGGCGAGGGCGCATCGGCACGCTTCACCTTCACGCGCGAGCCCAAGGCCGCCTGA
- the ruvX gene encoding Holliday junction resolvase RuvX gives MPEPARPATAPVPVHGTLLAFDYGEKRIGVALGNSITRSARALEVIPNRSVEYRFTQITRLVDAWQPVGFVVGMPVHPEGEDQPMIKLAKRFGNQLHGRYGLPVTWVDERYSSIAAQDAGATDDVLDAEAARIILQQFFDESHA, from the coding sequence ATGCCTGAGCCGGCGCGACCGGCTACCGCCCCCGTGCCCGTTCACGGCACCCTGTTGGCATTCGATTACGGCGAAAAGCGCATCGGCGTGGCGCTGGGCAACTCCATCACGCGTTCGGCGCGGGCGCTGGAAGTCATCCCCAACCGTTCGGTCGAGTACCGTTTCACGCAGATCACGCGGCTGGTCGATGCATGGCAGCCGGTCGGCTTCGTGGTCGGCATGCCGGTTCATCCGGAAGGCGAGGACCAGCCGATGATCAAGCTGGCCAAGCGCTTCGGCAATCAGTTGCATGGCCGCTATGGCTTGCCGGTCACCTGGGTGGACGAACGCTACTCGTCGATTGCCGCACAGGATGCCGGCGCCACCGACGACGTGCTCGATGCCGAGGCCGCGCGCATCATCCTCCAACAATTCTTCGACGAATCCCACGCATGA
- a CDS encoding YqgE/AlgH family protein: MASPDAPINLTNQFLIAMPGMADPTFSGTVVYLCEHNERGALGLVINRPIDIDLATLFDKIDLKLEIHPLAEQPVYYGGPVQTERGFVLHDPVGSYSSSLTVPGGLEMTTSKDVLEAVARGGGPQRFILTLGYAGWSAGQLEEEIGRNGWLTVQADPEIIFNVPAEERFAAALRLLGINPAMLSGEAGHA; the protein is encoded by the coding sequence ATGGCCTCGCCGGACGCACCCATCAATCTCACGAATCAGTTCCTGATCGCTATGCCCGGCATGGCGGATCCCACGTTTTCGGGTACGGTCGTGTACCTGTGCGAGCACAATGAGCGGGGTGCGCTCGGTCTCGTCATCAATCGGCCCATCGATATCGATCTGGCGACCCTATTCGACAAGATCGACCTCAAGCTGGAAATCCATCCCCTTGCCGAACAGCCTGTCTACTACGGCGGCCCGGTGCAGACCGAGCGTGGCTTTGTGCTGCACGACCCAGTGGGCTCGTATTCGTCGTCGCTGACGGTGCCGGGCGGGCTGGAGATGACCACCTCCAAGGATGTGCTGGAGGCCGTCGCCCGCGGCGGTGGGCCACAACGCTTCATCCTGACCCTCGGCTATGCGGGCTGGAGCGCCGGCCAGCTGGAAGAGGAGATCGGCCGCAATGGCTGGCTGACCGTCCAGGCTGATCCCGAGATCATCTTCAATGTACCGGCCGAGGAGCGCTTTGCCGCTGCGCTGAGACTGCTCGGCATCAATCCCGCCATGCTCTCCGGTGAGGCCGGGCATGCCTGA
- a CDS encoding 16S rRNA pseudouridine(516) synthase, with the protein MTASSARLPLYRILQSQGFGTRRYCKDLVFAGLVHVNGVEAGDPDVQVDTAGLVLDVDGERWAYHARAYLMLHKPTGFECSQKPRHHPSVYTLLPVPLRERGVQCVGRLDQDTTGLLLLTDDGQFVHTLTSPRHQVPKVYEITTAEPVTDAQITQLCQGVLLEDEDVPVVAAWAERADACHLRMALTQGKYHQVKRMVAAAGNHVVALHRSAIGGLTLGADLAPGQWRWLEGDDLVALDTTPVHPAGAATGA; encoded by the coding sequence ATGACCGCTTCTTCCGCCCGCCTGCCGCTCTACCGTATCTTGCAATCCCAGGGGTTCGGCACGCGCCGCTACTGCAAGGACCTGGTGTTCGCCGGCCTGGTCCACGTCAACGGCGTCGAGGCCGGGGACCCCGATGTTCAGGTCGACACCGCGGGCCTCGTGCTGGATGTCGACGGCGAACGCTGGGCCTACCACGCGCGTGCCTACCTGATGCTCCACAAGCCCACGGGCTTCGAGTGCTCGCAGAAGCCGCGCCACCATCCCAGCGTCTACACGCTGCTGCCGGTGCCGTTGCGCGAACGCGGCGTGCAGTGCGTCGGTCGTCTCGACCAGGACACCACGGGCCTGCTGTTGCTGACCGACGATGGCCAGTTCGTCCACACGCTGACCAGCCCTCGCCACCAGGTACCGAAGGTGTACGAGATCACCACCGCCGAGCCCGTGACCGACGCGCAGATCACCCAACTGTGCCAGGGCGTGCTGCTGGAAGACGAAGACGTGCCGGTGGTGGCCGCCTGGGCCGAGCGGGCGGATGCCTGCCACCTGCGCATGGCGCTCACGCAGGGGAAATACCATCAGGTCAAGCGGATGGTGGCGGCCGCCGGCAACCATGTCGTCGCGCTGCATCGCAGTGCCATCGGCGGTCTGACCCTGGGTGCCGACCTGGCGCCGGGCCAATGGCGCTGGCTGGAGGGCGACGACCTGGTGGCCCTGGATACCACACCGGTTCATCCCGCTGGCGCGGCCACGGGTGCGTGA